One Nymphaea colorata isolate Beijing-Zhang1983 chromosome 12, ASM883128v2, whole genome shotgun sequence genomic window, ACGACCCAACTTTAGCAcaataaatcattttttttatttgcaataCTACTGGTCAGATTAAGGTCGTTATACCGTCCATTACTTTTGAGTTTGGTTTCATTTGCTTTTCAGCAACAAAAATCCTTTAATGTAAAAAGTTGATGATTTCCTCGTTAGAGTAGTTGGGTACCGATGTTCCAGGCAATGAGGTTTCTCTTGTCTCTGAAACATTTGCAAAATAACCGTTTTATGTTGTTTGATCTTATAAATAGTTATGTTTTAGTCTGATGATTAATTTCTTTCATCTGTTGCAGGAGAAAAGGGGTCGTGGTCAAGCTCCTCGCTGGTATATCACTAATGATGAGCTTGACTCATTGTCTAGGTCAGCAATTGATTCTCCTTTTAATTTTGCCTTCCAGATAGTGAATATAATCAATCATGGTTTTAATATGTTATATTTAGTTCCAATTCCGGTTCAATTGTCATTTCATGATTGTCTACTAGGATATCCCACTCTGTTTCCACTCGGTGCCTTTCGATTGCTCAATTTGGATGTATATACGTCCTTCATGTTTCAGCGAAACACGAAGTCCTCGTCCTTGACTAAGTGATGTTACTCTTAGCCTCTCTGCCTTAAGAACAGCGATATGGACGGCGTTAGAGTAGTATAGCCAAATGCCCTAACGGTGATAAAAAGCGGCGTTGTACATGTATGAACCGTTGCTTATTGGTTCAGGGACCAACACTGAACTTCGATAAACACTTTCAGTTAACCTTAGGGCTGCTTAGCTCGCTGGGGTGAGGTTGCAGAAAGGCAATGGTAGAGAAGTTGATGACATATCCTAGCTTTGAACGAAATTTAGAATTCAGCcatgaaattttagttttttaaaccAGTAAAAAGTTAAGCTGAACTAAGTTTTTCTCGTGATCAATAAATAAAGGGCTTGATTGAGTTGAGAACGTTTGGTGGTGGTTAAACTGCCAATAAACACGCATTGGTGTTCCTAAAGAGGCCAGTTCACCTAGAACGTAATTTGAGGCTACCTTTAAAAGTTCTAAATCAAACACCGCGAGGATGATAGGCTTAAAGCTGCTTGCTAGGGATGTACCCTTTCTTGGGTTGTAACCAGCTAATGCCCTATAAGTAGTTATTCCATGCGCCTATCATACCTATTCTTTCGGACTGCCTACCCTTGTTTGATCTAATATGTGCGACTTAGATACGTTGGGAAAATATTGTGCCAAATAACGTAACCTCTGCGATATGTGATGTCCGCAGATACAAGCACATGCTTGTGCACGAACAAACAATGATCTTCAGCTCATGGAATTTAGAAAGCATCAATTGGTGTCTTCCCTTTTCCTGAAGACTCGAATTGATACGGGAAATGTCTACAGGGTTTCTTTCCAAACCGTTTTAGGGTCCTGcctcttttagtttttttgcaGATGACTCAATTTGATTATTTCAATACAGTTACATGAGAGGTCGACTCACCTTGGACAAGGTGAACTCTGCGATAAATGAGATGGCCGTATACGCTGAAGCCAATATGCAGCTAGTTGCTGCTCCGAGGAAGAAGGTGCGTGCCCATCTTCTGTGATCCTGTTTCGTTTAGCGTTTGTTTGATTCCACCGCTAACTGTAATCGgttttttatcttttgtgaAGCTGTCGGAAGATACCCTGGAGAAAGCACTAGTGAGTGAATACTTGTCCATCTATCCTGCTAATCAGATGTCGTATTTCTACATCATTCATCTACGGTGACGTAACTTGTCCTAAAACGTGAAGGAACTAAGAGATATTGGAATGTCAGAAGCTGTGAAGGGAAAGCATTTCTTCCTGGAGACAGACATGAAAGGTGCTGGTCTGAAGCTTGATAACACTGGAAAAGCCATACTGACGGTGAGTATCTGTCACCCTCATGATTTCTTGAGATTTTATTGACGGACGCAGTAGGCAAATCTAATCATTTTCCTTGTGAGCCAAGGAGCCCGGAGAAACTGCATTGACCAGTGAAACTTGGCTGTTCTCCAGCTGAGGTTGGAACCTTGATCTTCCACATGAACTCATGGCCGTACCAATCTCTGGCAATTCCCTTCGGGCCTTCTTGAGGCCCTCTTTTGTTCGTTGGCGACGTCAACGTTGCAAGGAGAAATGCCTGGTTGCGTTCGAACCAATGGAATCCCTCTACTTCTTTGGTGTTTTACTGCATCTGACCCTAAACAGGGGCTACTGCTTGACTTTTACTTTACCAAAATGTGCATGTCACAGGTCCTCCGGCATCTGGGACGCATACAGGAGGCAAGAATTGGACATAATCGGGTTATCATCCTCACAAAGCCTTGACGAAGGGCCACACTATGCATGCAGAGAGCTTGTATATATTACATGGCTTGGCGTTTTCTTTTTGGCCAGATAGCACAGTAACAGGGCAATCAGTAATGGCTTTCACTGTTAACTGTCTCAAAATGTGGGAGATATTGGCACTGAACTTCTTGAAGTGCCTTCCggtgattgaaatcacacgtATAGTCCATCTTCGATAACGTACCAGTGGTTGTAAGGCAATTCAAGGTCACGTGCACTTGGAAAGTACGAGGTACTTTATGATCTAGATTAGGTCCAGATTAAAGCAACTTCTTTTACggctttcatttttctattttcattgcACTGGATTATTTATGAATTATAAAGTTATTTCGCTTGAATTTTTGATCATATAAGTATATAGATATTTAAACGTACCTGATACTTGTCGGAAAAACATTTTAAGATCATCGTACGACGATCTTCTTCCATAACAGATCCAGCTGCAAAGTCTGGTTACCTTCAGTTCTTTTTCCGTATGTACAATGAAGTCGTTTCCAAGAGGAAAGTTATGTGGGCTGATAAAATGCTTTGAGAACAAAGTATAAAGGATTATCGTTTGTCGTAAAAgtgatatatattttgaaagaaacGATCCAGATCGATTTATACAATGTAAAATTATCTTATACAAAGGAGTTCAACTTGAGACTGGAAAGGAATTGCCTTGGCCGAAGCAACTTGAGACCAAAATCTTAAGATTTGCCAAGTGCATTTGCTAGGACAGAAAGACAGTTGAACCTCGACACGAGCTCGTGCGTATGTCATGTATGAAAGACACTTGAGTAAAGTTTATTCGCTGAAGATAGGAACAGTCTTAGTTGTTCAGTTGAACTCTGCTGTAATTACGGGAGAGAACACCAGAATGGGTCGAGACACGAAAGTCAGCAACAAGCATAATTCCATTTCACATTGTAGTCCAAATAGGCAAAAGGGCAAGAAACAACAGGAAATTCCAGAAACTGTGGCAAGTTTTATTACAAGTTACTTCTAGAATAAGTTGTAAACGGTTAATGAACAACAGGTGGTCCACAATGAACCAGATATAGAATAAGTTGTTACCGGCTAATGAACAACACGTCTATGTTGGCTGAATCTCAAAAGCCACTATGTTGAAGGTCGAATAGATTTCTAGCTTACCATGGGAACACATTCGGCGATGATGGCAAACGTGCTGTAAGGACCTCAACGCCAGTCTCAGTTACCTACATGACAATTCCTCAAGGCTTGAGATCAGGCAAAACAAAGATACCACTGGAGACGAAAGCAGCCAATATAGAATACAATCACACGATCAGAAATTtgagaaaaggcaaaaagacaAAATGCAAGTGCTACTCTTTCAGGTATGaatctaattttcaaaatgaaagcaacaacaaaagaagataAGGAATTATAACTAGTTCACTTTTGATGGATTAGAGATGGTCAGCCCAATCACATGCCTTATCTGAGGAGCAAACAACAGACAAGCATATACATACATTTGCACTATCAAATTAGGAAGACTATCAAATTCACTAATAGAAAGATATGCTTTATCTTTCCTCAAATAATCATGCACAAATGACATAAGCACAGTCCCAACAGAATATCAAGTTTCAAGGTAGAGGCATGGGAAAAAGTCATGCCAGAATATAGTTGGAATGAGATAGATTATCAAGATAAAAAGATGCAAGACcagaaaaacttgaaaacaCAAACCAGCAGTGTGTGTTCGAACTGGGCGCTACGCTTGCCATCTGCAGTGACAGCAGTCCAACCATCAGGCCACATACGATCTCTCCAGACACCTAAGAAGTACACAACATCAAAGTTTCTTCAGTACACAATCTCCATAGCATGCCTCTATCTACAGTGGCAACAAGAAGTGCAACAGAcgacaaaaagaaggaaaaaaaaataaaaaacaaaatataaactgaGTCAGCAATAATAAGATAATTCACCTGAATTAATCATGGGTTCAATAGTAAAGGTCTGTCCAGCTTTCATTACCCCCACtgccttgttttctttttcctaattAAGGCTGACAAAAGGGCTAGAAATAAACTCATAAGGAACCTTGTACGTTAGATTTGCAAATGAACTCACATGGATTTGGTCAacatagaacaagtaaaaaattCAATGCCAGCATTGAACAATCTCAAATTTGGAGCTGCAGTCAACCATTCTCTAATAATATGCACTTGAACTGGAGAATATCCAGATTTATTTCTGCAAAAGTGAGGAAATCTAAAAGGATACTTCCATAATGAGGAATATTGGGTGCACAATGGAAAAGCTCTCCAATACCATGACCGCAGTATGATTTCACCTGATTGTGACCGATCATGAACATTCACAGAATGTCAATACCAAAATATGAAGGATTGATggacaaaaacagaaaataccAAAATTACCACAGATAACTTGGACATTGACGCATGTCGATTGATAACTTCTCCAACTTCACGGAAACGTACTCCAGGTTTAACTGATTACAAAAAAGTGATCTACATTAATTGCCTATATCAATTGCAATTCCCCCTAGTTAAGCACTGGACACCTCCACAGATTCAGTGTTCCCAATATGCTTATGAAAAGAGAACACCATAGTTCATAAGATACCATCATCGACAAACAAAAGGCTTCCAACCATGATGATGACACATATGTTATGGGGTGTTTGTAGAAGACCTTTATTTGAGATAgaggaattgacaatccaagccTTCAACTATATGTGTAGATAGAATGAAGATAAAAGTCATCATCTAGATTTATGCAAACCAACTCTTGCCCCTTCATATGCCAACTGTAAAACTAAGTTCATAACATATTAATGAATTTCAAtactaaaaaaatcaataaaaacagGTAAATCAACCACAAGCCAACATTTTCCACTATTTAGCTCAAAAAAGGAGGTTTCTAAGAAATTATGCACTTCCTAAAGCAGCCACATGCTGAACTGGCAATAGTAACAGAGACAGGTGTTATGAGTACGTTTGAGATTAGGAGCAAGAACGACACAGACACATTTCAAAATCACATTGGCAGCCATGAAACATGTTCTTAAATCCGAAACACTCAATTGTtgtaaaaaaaggaagataaaaaaaattgacagaGATTTTACAGCATAGACATGCACTCACAACTTAAGCTCTATCCAATGCAAAAATAGGTTCTAAAATCAACAGACTGACTATTTCAAGTAGAGACAAATAACACTCACAAACTTTAAGATGGAAATCTTCAAGACACATAATATGCTCTGTACGCACTCACATGTTCACACAAGTACCTATGGATATTGCGTTTTCAAGGCATTCATATGTACAACGAACAAGTTGTTGAGACTCCTCGTCAACATTCCCAACAAAATAAGTTTCATTGAGATCACCTGGAAGTTTAAAGCAAGAGAGTAACATAACAATCATGAGGATACAAATAAAACAGTATGCAAAATACAAAGCAAGTACTTTTTATACCATGCACACCATCATAGTAAACAGTTACATCGACATTAACAATGTCTCCATCTTCTAGTCTCCTGCATAAAAGACCGACAGCAATCGATgttcattaaaaatcaatagaacAATAGTTAACATCCAAATGGATGTTACAATTTATAACAAGTAACAACTATCCATAAATGTAACGGCAAGCTGCATTAGTATATGCATTGCACTCATTTGTTTTGTAAAAAGAGCCAAACAAGCTACAAAGCCCACAGATTCTGACCGAAGGCTGAAGCAACTACATTTCGAGCATAGAAAACCCAATTTTCTGCAGCAAagcattgaaaaataaaaaagatgataCAACATTCTCATTTTAACAAATGTAAATTCATGTAACTGCAAAGATGCAGAAGCCCTTGCGAAGACATAACAAAATAACCAAGGAATATAAGTTTTTCATAAACTAGAAATgtgaactattttttttttttttttggttttccattAACCTTATTGGAGCCTTTGTCACGTGGGTACTGCGGTAAAGGCAGCATACCCGTACAGTCAGGTATGACACTGGTACTGGTACTGTCCCGAGTACTTCTTGGGTACTGGTCAAACAGTACCAGATACAGTCAATGTACCCAGGACCATATCCATCAGACTTAGAACTCgctcaaagttgaccgagtccttccctatccaaaatttaggatttcagttttgttctttacaccatttacactTAGGAAATGCATCCATAGTTGtgttttcacattttgttcaatagtttcttctttaaaatctataaattttgaatcacaaatgtgttattttgtttgaattcctattatatatatatatatatacacacacacacacacacaagtttttttgaaaacaatccGAACTCGTACCAGCACCCATACtggcacccgtacctatgtgacatataTTGGAGCGAACATAATTATTGATGCTAAAAATTTGGATTCTTCTAAATTCAATAGCTTGAGAAACTGAACCAAAAATTCTGCAGCTTAAGCGTGATTTTGAGACAAGGATAGGTGAAAACCATATGCACACCTGGCATCAGGAATTCCGTGGCAAATGACTTCATTGACTGACCTGCAATAAAGATCAAATGTGGAGGACGAATTACATTAAATATGAAGAATACTACTTTCATGATTCAATAAAAGCTGCTTATGAAAAAAGTTACCTACGTGCAACAAGACTTCGGAAAGAAGTGATAATTTAATGGAGATGGGTATGCGCCTGGATGACAATAAGCAAATTATCAATTTAAAGAATAACATAATCCAGCATTCAGACAATTAAAAACAGCACGGGCAAGAATATCTAACATTGGTAATTTCCCTTCATATGGGTGTTTTCCTATACCATTTTGTTAATACAAGCACAATAATTTCTCTCATAGTATTTTAACATTGACAAGATTCTCATGCATAAACATGAAGCAACTATATTTCTGAAGCAAATGCTACCAACCTTAACCATTCAGAACTTTGTGACAAGAATAAgcacaaaaagtaaaaaaagaaaaaaagagcaaGGTGCCACAAGAGAAGCAATCCACCTGCAGTATTAGCATTGGACTCCATATGTTTTTGTAAAGCCACTATAAGCTCCATTGGCATGACAAAAGAGCACACATTCCTAGAGCAACAGagataaccaaaaaaaaaaaaaaagaactgataATTTGATAGTTATCTAGTGAAGGATAAGCATGGAACAGCTGACGCTTCAAGTGGTGATTGTAGCCATGATGAAGTTCTAGTGGTTCAACGCTATTATGCTAGTAACACTTGTGGTGATATGCTGATAGAAGAGAGGAATATATGGTATTAATAATTTGCAGGTCTTacttatttcatttatttatactTATCaagttgattaaaaaaataaaaatgtgaaactggtcatttgagacaaaaaaaaattacaaacataaaTAGAATGGAGTTATTTGTAGATATTTTCAACCAGAACTTaatgcaaaattgcaaatgaCTAGCTTTCAATAATATTAATCCAATATGTTCATTGATAGCCAAAACAAACAACCTGTTATTAAGAGAACAGACAAACCATTTTGGCAGTTAAAGCTTGACAACAT contains:
- the LOC116265692 gene encoding methionine aminopeptidase 1A; translation: MDQDSNTVAETSLPCVKCGNTARLQCPKCLELKLPQEGAAFCSQDCFKALWSSHKSVHLNSEVHTFRGNPQECITAALSKGWLYCLKKGQARTKQLPYFDWTGTLRPYPISGQRFVPDRIPKPDWAVDGIPKIEPVSDLQNIVEIKTPEQIERMRKTCRIAREVLDVAARAIKPGVTTDEIDELVHNATIAAGAYPSPLNYHFFPKSCCTSVNEVICHGIPDARRLEDGDIVNVDVTVYYDGVHGDLNETYFVGNVDEESQQLVRCTYECLENAISIVKPGVRFREVGEVINRHASMSKLSVVKSYCGHGIGELFHCAPNIPHYGKNKAVGVMKAGQTFTIEPMINSGVWRDRMWPDGWTAVTADGKRSAQFEHTLLVTETGVEVLTARLPSSPNVFPW